The DNA window GGGGAGCGACGTCGTCTTCAGGAGAGTCCAAAGAATTTGTGTCACTGATAGAAAAGTACAAAGATGTGGAAGGCAGAGTCACACCAGAGATTGGAATGGGTTTGTGCTCCTGGCTCCTTTGAACTATTTTCTTCAGGGCACTTCTGAAAAAAGCAGGAATTTTCAGGGCAGCCAGGACCTGTGGAGCTGGATTGACAGAAGAATGCAATGAATTCAATGAATGGAGATAAGCAGTTTGAGTCCTTATCAAATAATTTTATCAGTGCTCGTCATTTAGAAGACGAAGTGCTCTtcatctttcaaatatttttgtcttggtAGCTTCAAGAGACAAATCTCatctttattttgctgtagGGTATGAGCAGCGACACAAGGACTCCGTGTGCTGTGTTCTACCAAAGCAAGCTTACTCTTTGGAGCACTTATTAATTTCCCATCCCTTTGCTTAACTTCTCCCACTGTTTCTTGCTGTAGGTGGGACTgatgtgaaaacaaatataGGATTAAAAATGGGGTAACCCCACTAAAGTGTAACGGGGAGTTAAACCCAAACCAGAGGTCTTATCAGGAGGGGATTAACATGCTCTGCTCAACAcagcacaaacaaacaaaccacccCGTACAGCAGCAGATTCCCAGCAAAAGTAATTGGGGAGCATTCCCGTTGGGAAGCAGAACATGGTCCAGTTTTGTTAAGCAAGTGTTTTCTCTGACCCAGGGTGGGAAGGGATGTCTTGAGGAACCAGACAGGTAACGTGACAGACTGATTTCACTTCTTTTGCAGGAAGGATCAAAACTGCTTGATAAAGACTTACAAGACGGGTTTGACAAAACATccccaggctgaaaaaccccaactctctcagcctgtcctcatatgggaggtgctccagccctcagatcatctccgtggcctcctctggactcactgtaAGTGatctatgtccttcctgtgctgaggacttcagaactggatgcaggactccaggtgaggtctcatgagagcagaataGGgggtcagaatcccctccctcaccctgctggtcccactgctctgggtgcagcccaggatatggttggtttctgggctgtgagcgcacgttgctggctcatgttgagcttctcatccaccagcacctcaaGCCTTTCTCCttagggctgctctccatccatTCTCCACCTGGCACGTGTTTGTGCCCCCACCCGGGTGCAGGACGTCGCCCTTGGCTTTGAACTCCATGGGGTTTGCACGGCCCCaactttccagcctgtccaggtccctctggatggaaTCCCTCTCCACGTGGCCACACGTACATCAGCAAGTCATTTGGCACAGTAAGAGAGCGCCTGTGAAGCAGTCTGAGTGCATTAAAGGcactcctggagtgcatcctCTGGTCTGAGTCTCATCTGAAAGGAATCCAGCTGGTGCGCTCGGCAAACCTGAGCGGAGTCGAACGGGCTGATAGGGAGAGTCCCTTCAAAAGCAGCCTCCTGATCCAAACCGCAATACCTCTGCAGGCACACCCTGCTGCGTGCGCAGAGCCCGAGCGGCCCCGGGACACGCCTGTGCACCCAAATACACCCTGCTGGGAAGAACAACAGCGTTCAAGGTTTGTGCTCTTGGTAGTGAGCCAGTATCACCTTCTAGACTCAGCTTTATCCTCACCTTTGGTGGTTTTGCTATTAATTGATCCACTGGTTCTTATATTAAGAGCAAGGGGTGGTGGAGAATGAGAGTGGGAGCAAAATCATTGCTTCTCCGTTCCCAGATGGGTAACATTTCTCCTTAGGGATGCTGCATTAATTCCTGCAAGAACCAAATGTGTGTATGGAGCTCAGCTCTGTTTGAATCCCACTACAAGGCAGTGGAAAGGGTTCTGTTTGAAGCTAATCACACACATAAATCTGTGCTTCTAGGAGCCACAGCATGGGGCCTTTCATTCGTGACAGGGAGTGAAGGCAACgttccaggcttggggaagagcggctggaaagctgcccagcagaaaaggacctggggctgctgggtcAACAGCACCTGAACGTGAAcccagtggcccaggtggctaaggaggccaacagcatcctggcttggatcagccatggtgtggccaccagggaagggatcatccccctgggctcagtgctggtgaggatGCACCTCAGATCCTGGGTTCTGTTTTGGGTCCCTCAGAACAAGGACACTGAGGGGTGGAGCATGTccagaagaggagaaagcagctgGGGAAAGGTCTGGAGCCCAGAGGTTCTGGGACCTGgcgttgtttagtctggagaaggggaggctgaggggagaccttgtcgcTCTCTGTGGCTccccaaaaggaggttgtggtgggGTGGGTGCTTGTCTCTTCTAACAAGtaacaggacgagaggaaagggcctcaagttgcgccaggggaggtttagattggatattaggaaaaatgcctttcctgaaagagtggtgaaccctggcagaggctgcccagggtggtggtggagcctccttccctagaggggttcagAAAGTGTGTAGACAAGacgcttggggacatggtttagtaggcacggcggtgttgggctgatggttggactggatgagcttcgaggtctcttccaacctcagggattctgtgattcttgccATGTACCTAGCATCAGAATAAGGAAAGTGAGTTGTGTTGTTTTACTCCTAGAAAGAATGGATCCTATTCCCCTCCTTAAGCttttttctcaggaaaacaaGTATATGAATTTAGCTCATTTACAAGaggattttttcatttcaattctTAGAAGATTGGTTTGATTTCTCCCTGAGGACATTAGGgcaagggagagagagagatagatCATTTCCAGATGCTCTTTGCtcacaggcaaagaaaaattctgCTTCATGATAACATTTGTGACTATATTTAAATATgagtatgtatttttatacGCAGAACTGACAGGGAGAGTGCAAGCCAGGATAAGAGGCATCTTAAAAGCATAGAGGCATAGATGTGCATTGTCATGGCTGCATTAATAGATGGGAATCGCCCCTGTTGACTTTGGAGCTTCCCTCTCTCTGTCTCCTATGGGCAAGCAGAGGAGATGGATGTGGTTTTGAGACAGAAGCAGAAGCTACATTGAGCGTGCTTCGCAGTAGATAACTGACTCACCAGTGCTTGTTGAAACAGATGTATAAAAATACATCATTCACCTTTCCTCTGATGCTTTGGGTACGTTTCCTAATGGAATCTTAAAGACTTGGCCCAGGGAATGACGAGTAGTTTgacttcagcacaggaaggatgtggatctgtttgagcgagtccagaggaggccacggagatgatcccagggctggagcacctcctggatgagacgggctgagagagttggagttgttcagcctggagaagcctccagggagaccttagagcagtttccagtgctgaaaggggctccaggaaagctggggaggggttcttgatcagggagagcagggatgggatgagggcgaaaggttttcagctgaaaactagGCACCTAATCAGAATCCAAAGAGACGCGACACAGTTCAAATCTATTTAGTTTGTGTTTGGTTGGTTAAGCTTTATTTTGAGAAGGCTTTGGGATAATATTAGTTCTTCAGAACTAAAAATTCGATCAAAATCCTGGCAACTGTTCAAGGTAAATGAACAACCTTGCAATAAAGGAGTTTCTGTCACCTTGGAAACGTAGCTTCAAAAAGCCAGTTGGAGTAATTTTAGTTTCAGACGtccctctgcccttgtccctcccatGCAGATTCTGTTTTTACACTCAGTGTATCCTGTTtagctgtgtttcttttctataGAAACAACAGGGGAATTTGCTGGTCAAAAGTGgaagaacactgaaaaatgaCCTTGCACATGATGTTTCAGAGCAGAAACCGGTGTTTGGGAACACACAAAGTTAAACCCATCCAAAAATAGATCTGAAAAAACCTCAGCAATTTTAGATCTTAGAGCTCAATGTAATAAAATTGAAGTTTAACTATAAcccatgggatggtttgggttggaagggacctcaaagcccacccagttccatcccctgccatgggcagggacacctcccactggatcagggtgatcaaagatccatccaacctggccttgaacccctccagggatggggcagccacaacttctctgggcaacctgggccagggcctccccaccctcactggagaacatttcttccgcagatctcatctcaatttcccctctttcagctgtatTAAAGTGCTGAGGGCCGTTGTTGTGGGTGTGACACAGATAATGCCATGGCACGACTGGAAACTCAAGTAAGTAGAGATGAAATTAAGATAGAGTGGTGCTTCTGTCCACTaaagaatgtaaatattttgaatgttttcaaTAGCTCGCACTTCTCAATAACATCTCACCTGAAGGGCGCCCTTACTGTGAGGACCACTTTGTAGCCTTTCCCATCTACTTGAAGTCAGCTGAGATACATGGACTTTCCAGTCcaactcagaaaatatttccaagcattggaaaaaaattgctgtttctAATGGTAGACGTGGTGGTAGAAAGGAACTTTAAGAAAGTTTATCCTCCTGGGAACACATTCATTAAATTCACCTGCAGctctgtgttcagctctggaatcctcagtctGGGACTATTTATCTCCATAATTCATCACTCAGGGCCCAAATTCATCAATTCATCAGGGCCCAAATGTTGCCACCCACGTATCAGCTTCTTGACCAGGGATATCTTCCTCATCAaggcattttgttttccaaCTTAAGTTTGACTTTTCTGTTTGTGCAGTCATTTACAATCCTCACAACAtcaatattccagaagcctttggctaACACTCTCAGGCACATGGTATGGATggtggggttgtcctgtgcaggggtaggagttggactcaatgatccttgttgggtcccttccaacacaggacattctgtgattctaaatccAAAAAGATTGGTGATATCTCCGTCTGCTAATGAAAAGAACTTCTAAATCATTTCTCTGTGTACCTTCAGAAGAATACTGCTCTCTATTTATTTAAGCATGTCCTAAATGTCTGTCCATCTCCTAATAAAAAGCCTCTTTAGCCAATCAAAGCTCCGCTTCCATTGTCTTGAAGTAGCTCTTACTTTATGTAAAAAAAGCTGAGTAAAAGCACTCACCTTCAGGGCTTTGTAGCTCCTGCACAAACCAGGctgagctggaaacaaaagCTCAGCTTTGACTCTTACCCCACTGGCTCAAGTGAGTTCCAGCCAGATCCTTCGTGTTGTTTTATCTGCAGAGGGGTTTTTTGTGTGATCAATGCCAACTCTGTTGGGCAAATACGGGGTGCGTAGggatttaaagtaaaaatccaGCTGCCAACAAGAAAAAGTGCTTTGTAACCAGGGTTTGGAATGGAAACAATTTTCTAAGATACGGATCAAACTGTGTTTATAGACCCAGCTATTGGCAGCTTTTCCACAAGTTATTTCCTGTGTGCCTGTTGCACAGAGCAATAATCTCAGTGCTTAAACTAACACAGAAAACCAtataaaacatgaagaaaatactgTGGGAAgtagcacagaaaacacaacGATGGtgaatttgcttttgtttccatAGCTAATACTCATGGGAGAAGGCAGGGCTGCACAGCAAACGTCACTACTCCAGTTCGGGGCAGGACCTGGTCCTTACTCTGGCTGGTACCTACTTTCTACTGATGTTTTAACGGCTAAAAAGAAATATCCAAATAACAAAACCTTCCCCAAATGCCACCTAAATAAAAGGAACTGGCTAAAAGTTCCATATAGTTACTTAAAGTGCAATTTTTTTACACTGACGGTGGTGAaacgctggcccaggttgcccagagaggtggtggaggccccatccctggagacattcaaggccaggtcggatggggctctgagcaacctgatcctgttGAAGATggccctgctcactgcaggaggtTTGGATCTGGATGACCTtcacagtcccttccaacccaaaccattctatggttaaGATCAGGTAGAGAAGGTGGCGTtgggcttttcctttccttgggCCCAGAGATCACgaagaaaatggaattttgGGTTAATCTGCTGGAGATCGGTGCATTTGTTGGGCACAGCGAGTGCGCTGTCAGATACTTTTGGGGTTTCTGCATTCCTTGCATGTTATTTTGCCTGAGATGCTGTTCCTAGTCCAGGCCAGGAGAGCCGTGGCCATCTGAGAGGGCAGGATCTGACCCCTCAGGACACCCGGCTCCTGAACCTTGGGACATCCCACCCACCACAGCCTCGTCTGGGATGTCTCCCAACCAGAGGCGCTCTGGGACGGTTTTACATCTCGCTCTGAAACTCGGAGACAGACATTTCCCAATACGTGTATTTAAAGGAATGCAAATGGTTTCAAAAGACGGGATGGCAAAACGACATTTCGGGGTGTTGCAACGTGACACGTGGTAActattttttacaatgagggtggggaggccctggcacaggttgtccagagaagccacggctgccccatccctcaaggtgttcaaggccaggctgggggaggctgtgagcaacctgatcacaggaaaacatttcttcctactgtctcatataaatctccccttttggcttaaaactgttccttctcttctccaggctgaacaaccccaactctctcagtctgtccttgtgtgggaggttctccagccctcggatcatctccgtggcctcctctggacttgctctaactgatccatgtccttcctgcgctcaggactccagagctggacacaggactccaggtgaggtctcaccagagcagaggggcagaatcccctccctccctgccggTCCCGCTGCttcagatgcagcccaggactctgttggctttctgggctgcaaggacCCATCaccagctcatgttgagtttctcatccaccaacaccctcaatccttttcttcagggctgctctcaatgcTGCCTTCTTCAGGGAGGCAGTGTCCCACCCACCACCACCAGATAGGAGGTGGTGATGGCTCCTCTGCTGTCACCCTCcccaatcacagaatcatagaataaccaggttggaagagacccaccggatcatcgagtccaaccattcaaccCCAAGATAGGTTTAtcaagcagtttctgaaataTGTTATATAAAGAACTGCAAAATAAGTTCCTGAAACTGTTTATAATGAAACGAAGTGCAGGAGAATTAGATGTTAACCAATGAAAGCTCTCTCAGTGCTTTATCTTGGTGAAAAATCAATGGCATCCCATTTCCTAGGACAGATTTTTGAAAGGCCGTGCACTTGCTAATGGAATAAATGCACGATGTCGCTGAGCAACACATACAACAAATCCAAATTTTCGTCTGCTTCAGCGGCCACGGTTCATTATTTGCTCTGTCCTAATGCCGTTTGTCTTCTACCTATGTGTCATTTTGGCTGGAATAGGAAAGGCTACTGACCCCAGAGCCAACTCCATCCCCACTTTGCTGGGGATGCAGCATCCACAGGCTTTTCAAGCGAGCGCGTTGCTGTTCCTACGCAGCCAGGGCTGCCGAAAAACCTGCAAGAATTGCCACACTCGCAGCCTGAGCCCAGAGGGGAAGAATAAGTTTGCAGCCTACGGATTCGTTTCTTtgggaggaaaacaaagaacatcaaggggaaagaagaatttaaaatatgctGTGAATCCTTTGGTCTTTGGCAAGAAACACTACGCAAACGGCTGATAGAGAAAATGATACTGGGAGAAGCAGTCAGGTACAACTCGAGGTGGTGATGGGGTGCCTGTGCCCACCCAGGTCCGACCCTGGGGCCGAGCGGGGCGCTGTTACCTGAAGTCAATAAAAAACCCCTCCTGGAACAAAGTATTTTGTTTAGAGAGGAGacgtttaaggtcccttccaacccaaagtttctatggttctatgaactACTGAGTTCATCATTTTCTGAGGACTCGGTGTCTGCATTCCTGAGCAGAGGCCAGGGTATTCCTAGAAGATAGtagtggttttaagctaaaagaggagagattgagattgagatgagatctcaggaagaaaggttttactgtgagggtggggaggccctgagaggctgtggctgccccatccctggaggggttcaaggccaggttggatggggcttggagcccctgatccagtgggaggtgtccctgcccatggcagggggtggaactggatgggaatTTAacgtcccttcaaacccaaactattctatgattctacaatccCAAGAGACTGGATCTGTGCATTATTTCATGCTGGTGCTAGCTCCAAAGTAGCAAGTTTTGACTGTTCTGCTGCAAAGCTCATGGtgacattaaaattagaccttggaaagtaatagaatacgcataagatttctgggaaaatatatacacattcaTGTAAAAGcgaaatacattctgtaaccagctcttgtctcgctgcacGTGACTGATGGAGATCAATTCGCTCACGTTGCCCAGCCCCGATGAAGGCTGCTTGCTTTCTagaactccaaaatgagtcttagagagttttatttgtcAGCGTTTTGGGGATCAgttgcacatgattgatggagatcacttcCTCATGTTGCCCAGCCCTGAAATTAAAAGCTGCTTGCTTCCTAAACCTCCAAAACGACCCTTAGAGAATTTTATTCCTGGTATTTTGGGGATCAGTTGCACATGACTGATGGACATCAGTCCCTTGTGTTGCCTAGTCCTGAAATTAAAGCATATTTGCTTTCTAAAGCTCCAAAATGGGTCTTAAGtagttttatttgctggcatttttgggATCAGTTGCACGTGAGCGATGGAGATCGTTCCCTCCCGTTGCCCAGCCGCGAAATTAAAGGCTGCTTGCTTTTTACAGTCCAAGAAAGGAttcttagagagttttatttgtgGGCATTTTGGGGATGAGTGATGGGCATCAGTCCTTTGTGTTGCCTAGCCCTGAAATTAAAGgctgcttgctttttaaaactcaaaaaactgactcttagagagttttatttctgttattttgggGATCAGTTGCACATGATGATGgaaatggggctggagaacaagtctgaggaggagcagctgagagagctgggggtgtttagcctggagaagaggaggctgaggggagacctcattgctctctgcaactacctgaaaggaggttgtggagaggagggagctgggctcttctcccaagggacaggggacaggatgagagggaatggcctcaagctccgccaggggaggtttagattggatattagggaaaaaattccTTATGGCAATAGAgttgaagcactggcagaggctgcccagggcagtagttgaatctccatccctggaggggttcaaaaagcacgCAGATGAGGCACAAGAGCCTGGCAGTGTTGAGCTGATtctgggactggatgagcttagaggtcatttccaacctttGTGATTCTAAGTTAAGGCTTTATCACACATCCTTaggaaagaaggatgttgaggctctggagcgagtccagagaagagcaacgaagctggtgagggggctggagaacaggccttatgaggagcggctgagagagctgggggtgtttagcctggagaagaggaggctgaggggagacctcattgctctctacaactccctgaaaggaggttgtggagaggagggagctgggctcttctcccaagggacaggggacaggacgagagggaatggcctcaagctccgctaggggaggttcaggctggacattaggaaaaaattcttcacagaaagggtcaacaggctgcccagggaggtgttggagtccccatccctggaggggtttagaagacgggtggacgaggcgctgagggacacgggttagtggtttgataggaacggttggactcccAAACCTCCAAAACGACTCTTAGGAGAGTTCTATTTGCAGGCACCTTCACCATAACACACACCTTCCCCACCTCAGctctcaccccccccccccatattGGCGAGTTCAGCCCCGCCCCCGCCTTACTGGGGGGGGGTGTTTGTGGTGTGAGGGGGCGGCGCGCGCGTTCCCGCGCTCTGCGGGGCGGGCTCGGCGCGCGCGCGTTCCCGCGCTCCGTTTTCCCGCGCGTGCGCAGTGCCGCGcgcggccccccccccccccccccccccccaatctcgCCCCGCCGAGCTATGCCCGGTATGCGCGCGGGGCCGCTCGGCCATGGGGCAGCGcgcaccgcccccccccgccgccgccgccgccgccaccccGGGCTGAGCAGGCGGCATGGCTGAGCCGCTCCGCAGGACGCTCTCCAAGCTGCGGGGCAGGGCGGCCCGGCACGGGGCCCCGGCGGGCGGGCGTCGCCACGGAGCCGCCTGCGCCCCGCacggtgaggaggaggagggggcggcgcgggggatGCGGGGCACGGGGGTGCAGCCTCTCGGGAGCTCCGGGGTGAGGGGTCTTCGGTGCCCGGGAGCTCGGGGTGCATGGGGGTGCAGCCTCCCCGGGAGCTCGGGGTGTACGGTGGGTGCAGCCTCCCCGGGAGCTCGGGGTGCACGGGGGATGCAGCCTCCCCGGGAGCTCCGGGGTGCATAGGGGGAGCAGCCTCCCGGGAGCTCCGCGGTGCACGGGGGGTGCAGCCTTCCCAGGAGCTCGGGGTGCACGGGGGTGCAGCCTCCCCGGAGCTCCGGGGTGAGGGGTCTTAGGTACCCGGGAGCTTCGGGGTGCACAGGGGGTGCAGCCTCCCTGGTAGCTCGGGGTGTACGGTGGGTGCAGCCTCTCCGGGAGCTCGGGGTGTACGGTAGGTGCAGCCTCCCCGGGAGGTTCGGGGTGCATGGGGGGTGCAGCCTTCCCAGGAGCTCCGGGGTGCATGGGGGGTGCAGCCTCCCCGATAGCTTCGGGGTGCATGGGGGGTGCAGCCTCCCCGGGAGCTCGGGGTGCACGGGGGGTGCAGCCTCCTGGGAGGTTCGGGGTGCATGGGGGGTGCAGCCTCCCCGGGAGCTCCGGGTGAGGGGTCTTAGGTACCTGGCGCTCGGGGTGCATGGGGGTGCAGCCTCCCGGGAGCTCCGGAGTGAGGTGTCTTCGGTAGCCGGGAGCTCCGGGGTGCAGGAGGGTGCAGCCTCTCCGGGTCTCGGTGTGCGTGGTGGGTGCAGCCTCCCGGGTGTCTCCGTGCGCACGGGTTTCTCTGCTGTGTGCAGAGTCTCCCCTGTGCACGAGGGtctttggggctgggggcctcCGGTCCCTGGATTTCTCTGTttcctggggggctccaggtGTGTCCTGGTCTCCCTCTGCCCCGGGGGTCTCCGTTACACGGGGGTCTCAGGTGCCCAGGGTCTCCGTGGGCTCCGCTTGCCCAGCTACCTCTGtgctactgggagcactgggacggCAGCCGGTGTCCTTCGGGGTCTTGGGGTCCCAGAGAGTCATGGCCGAGGACTAACCGGGGTGCGATGCTTTTCCTAACTCCTTATCGTGCTTTTCCCATCGCTTTCCTGTGCCAAAACATCCCATTCCAGGTGGGAGCTCCCCTGTTCCTCCAAAAATTGTGAGGAGAGGCTACGTGAGTCTGTGTGGTGGTGCTTCGGGAGGCAGTTTTTCCTATTTCTGAAAGAGCTGGTCTCTGCGGGGTTGTTGGTTGGTTGTTGTTGAtcccccgcagcatccccccgcagcatccccccgcagcatccccccgcagcatcccccccgcagcatcccccccgcagcatccccccgcagcatcccccgGCAGCATCCCCCGGCAGCATCCCCCCGGCAGCATCCCCCCGGCAGCATCCCCCCGGCAGCATCCCCCCGGCAGCATccccccgcagcatccccccccgcagcatccccccccgcagcatccccccccgcagcatccccccccgcagcatccccccccgcagcatccccccccgcagcatccccccccgcagcatccccccccgcagcatccccccccgcagcatccccccccgcagcatccccccccgcagcatccccccccgcagcatcccccccgcagcatccccccccgcagcatccccccccgcagcatcccccccgcagcatcccccccgcagcatcccccccgcagcatcccccccgcagcatcccccctgcagcatcccccccgcagcatccccccGCATCCCGCAGCATCCCCACTGCGCTCGCTCCTTCCTTCCCAGCcagagcagggaagaggctCACTTGGCCCCCTACAAGGTGTTTTAAGCCCGTTGTCCATGTATAAAAGCTGcctttattttcattgtcaTCTATTTCAtgtcatttatttcatttctataAGCACCAGCCTATATCAAgtggaaataaatgcaaaccGAGCCCTTGAAGCGATGGGGTTtgaaggagctgctgctctgcagtggaTTCAAACAGCGATTTAGTCCCGTTaggaaaagttttctttttttcccagctctttTGTAACCTTCATATTTGTTGTGAGCAGTGACCGTGCGCTTCAGCACATCTAAATTTAGGTCCTGGATCAATCCTCAACCCTAACATCCCCGCATCCGTTCTTACTCTTCTTGACATTAAATATTCCTCATTATAATAAGAGATTCTTGAATTTAGACCCGTACTTTGTGTGAATCCCCACATTTTTTCTTAGCATTTGACTGTTTATCATTCTGTTTGCTGCTTATTTTTGTAAATGGTGCCACTTAAAGCTTacgtgtttatttttaatgtttatttttaacgttatgtttatttttaacacgtaattctgtttaaatacagaattattatatttcttagaaaatttgtatttcctaggaatattttcttcttactaGGAAACttaataggggaaaaaaaagcgtTTAAATAGCTGTTAGGGCCAGAAGAGCCATGAATTGTTTGGATCCGTACATGGAGAGACTGGAAAAAGTCGTTCCCCTCTTCATTGCTCT is part of the Phaenicophaeus curvirostris isolate KB17595 chromosome 8, BPBGC_Pcur_1.0, whole genome shotgun sequence genome and encodes:
- the LOC138723725 gene encoding cuticle collagen 2C-like gives rise to the protein MHPEAIGEAAPPMHPGAPGKAAPPMHPEPPGEAAPTVHPELPERLHPPYTPSYQGGCTPCAPRSSRVPKTPHPGAPGRLHPRAPRAPGKAAPPVHRGAPGRLLPLCTPELPGRLHPPCTPSSRGGCTHRTPRAPGEAAPPCTPSSRAPKTPHPGAPERLHPRAPHPPRRPLLLLTVRGAGGSVATPARRGPVPGRPAPQLGERPAERLSHAACSARGGGGGGGGGGRCALPHGRAAPRAYRA